A single window of Rhodamnia argentea isolate NSW1041297 chromosome 5, ASM2092103v1, whole genome shotgun sequence DNA harbors:
- the LOC115751185 gene encoding tetraspanin-5-like isoform X1: MCRFMSNTVVGFLNLLSLLASIPIIGAGLWMARSGATCEHTLQTPLLVIGFVILVVSLVGFIGACFNLVWALWVYLVVMLCLIAAFMAFTAFGFVVTAPGGGVAVPGHKYEEYRLEGYSTWLRGRVKDPRYWRTIRSCLFRSRTCEKIASWTPIDYSVKDLSPIQSGCCKPPTSCVYSGEVAVAQDPDCYKWNNAPTLLCYDCDSCKAGAIEEARRRWHKISMLNVVVLLLLVLFYAVGCCAFQNARREDDLYQYPYGRDPRVPKIWPGTRRHDSYWWCC, translated from the exons ATGTGTCGTTTCATGAGCAACACGGTGGTTGGTTTCTTGAACCTCCTCTCGCTCTTGGCTTCGATACCCATCATCGGAGCCGGCCTGTGGATGGCGAGGAGCGGTGCCACATGCGAGCACACCCTCCAGACGCCGCTTCTCGTGATCGGCTTCGTTATCCTTGTTGTTTCTCTGGTGGGATTCATCGGGGCATGCTTTAACTTGGTGTGGGCGCTCTGGGTCTACTTGGTGGTCATGCTGTGCCTCATAGCAGCCTTCATGGCCTTCACCGCGTTCGGGTTTGTGGTCACCGCCCCTGGCGGTGGGGTGGCAGTCCCTGGCCATAAGTACGAGGAGTACAGGCTCGAGGGGTACTCGACGTGGCTGAGGGGCAGGGTCAAGGACCCTCGCTATTGGAGGACGATCAGGAGTTGCCTTTTCAGGTCAAGGACGTGTGAGAAGATTGCCTCTTGGACGCCTATTGATTACTCGGTGAAGGATTTGTCTCCTATACAG TCGGGATGCTGTAAGCCGCCGACATCTTGCGTGTACAGTGGGGAGGTGGCGGTGGCGCAAGACCCGGACTGCTACAAGTGGAACAACGCGCCGACGTTGCTGTGCTACGACTGCGACTCGTGCAAGGCCGGAGCGATCGAGGAGGCAAGGAGGAGGTGGCACAAGATCTCGATGCTCAACGTGGTCGTGCTACTGCTTCTCGTTCTGTTCTACGCGGTGGGCTGCTGCGCGTTCCAGAACGCCAGGAGAGAGGACGATCTGTATCAATACCCTTACGGACGCGACCCTCGCGTGCCCAAAATCTGGCCCGGGACGAGGCGGCACGACAGCTACTGGTG gtGTTGTTGA
- the LOC115754135 gene encoding serine carboxypeptidase-like 28 isoform X2 — protein sequence MSNKNTSKDTSCSLPHLLLVLAILLLSFTSATSVNVQQKRDKIVKLPGQPGNVTFSQYSGYVTVDPSAGRALFYWLMEVPRSLGPASKPLVLWLNGGPGCSSVAYGASEEVGPFRVRPNGKTLYLNPYAWNAEANLLFLDSPAGVGFSYSNTSSDVYNPGDKRTAQDAFTFLMNWLERFPQYKHRPFYIAGESYAGHYIPELSLVIARHNNGTRNPVLNFKGFMVGNALFDDFYDTIGTYEFWWNHGLISDSTYAALNESCPYDSFLFPHDKCNAALVRATTEFGDIDPYSIYSSPCPATGTLKHRADQSLPWKFGGNDECIVMYTKKYMNRRSVQRALHANVTRIPHPWVTCSSVVRGKWTDSPKSMLPIYKQLIAAGLRIWVYSGDTDAVLPLSATRYSIKALGLKTNTSWYAWYDDRQQVGGWSQKYEGLTYATVRGAGHEVPLGQPRLALFLFRHFLSDQSLPGSLSSS from the exons ATGAGCAATAAGAACACGAGCAAGGACACTTCTTGTTCTTTGCCTCACCTTCTTCTAGTCCTCGCGATCTTGCTGCTATCTTTTACTTCTGCAACTTCCGTTAATGTCCAACAAAAGAGGGACAAGATCGTGAAGTTGCCGGGACAGCCAGGGAATGTGACCTTCTCTCAGTACTCCGGCTATGTCACGGTTGACCCCAGTGCAGGGAGGGCTCTGTTTTACTGGTTGATGGAGGTGCCGCGCAGTCTTGGCCCAGCATCGAAGCCACTGGTCCTGTGGCTGAATGGCGGGCCTGGCTGCTCCTCGGTGGCGTACGGCGCGTCAGAGGAGGTGGGGCCGTTTCGTGTGAGGCCTAACGGCAAGACTCTGTACCTCAACCCCTATGCTTGGAACGCAG AGGCAAACTTGCTCTTCCTGGACTCTCCTGCTGGTGTGGGGTTTTCTTACTCCAACACGTCCTCTGATGTGTACAACCCTGGTGACAAGAgaacag CTCAAGATGCCTTCACATTCCTGATGAATTGGCTTGAGAGGTTCCCTCAATACAAGCATAGGCCTTTCTACATTGCCGGGGAAAGCTATGCAG GTCATTACATTCCTGAGCTGTCTTTGGTCATTGCACGGCACAACAACGGGACAAGGAACCCAGTTCTTAACTTCAAAGGCTTCATG GTGGGAAATGCTCTTTTCGATGATTTTTATGATACCATCGGCACGTACGAGTTTTGGTGGAACCATGGATTGATATCGGACTCCACGTACGCGGCCTTGAATGAATCTTGCCCGTACGATTCGTTCCTCTTCCCTCATGACAAGTGTAACGCGGCGCTTGTCCGCGCTACTACCGAGTTCGGGGATATCGACCCTTACAGCATTTATAGCAGCCCTTGCCCAGCAACAGGCACGCTGAAGCACAGGGCGGACCAATCCTTG CCATGGAAGTTCGGAGGGAACGACGAGTGCATAGTGATGTACACGAAGAAGTACATGAACCGACGAAGCGTCCAAAGGGCTCTCCACGCCAACGTCACTCGCATCCCTCATCCTTGGGTCACTTGCAG CTCTGTGGTACGGGGAAAGTGGACAGATTCTCCGAAATCGATGCTTCCCATCTACAAACAGCTCATAGCCGCGGGTCTTCGGATCTGGGTCTACAG TGGCGACACCGACGCCGTGCTGCCGCTATCTGCGACCCGGTACTCCATCAAAGCTCTGGGGCTCAAGACCAACACCAGTTGGTACGCTTGGTACGATGATCGCCAGCAG GTTGGTGGATGGAGCCAGAAATACGAGGGCCTGACTTACGCGACGGTGAGAGGCGCGGGACACGAGGTCCCCTTGGGCCAGCCCAGGCTCGCCCTCTTCTTGTTCCGGCATTTCTTGAGCGACCAGTCCTTGCCTGGCTCTCTTTCTAGTTCCTAG
- the LOC115751185 gene encoding tetraspanin-5-like isoform X2 produces MCRFMSNTVVGFLNLLSLLASIPIIGAGLWMARSGATCEHTLQTPLLVIGFVILVVSLVGFIGACFNLVWALWVYLVVMLCLIAAFMAFTAFGFVVTAPGGGVAVPGHKYEEYRLEGYSTWLRGRVKDPRYWRTIRSCLFRSRTCEKIASWTPIDYSVKDLSPVQSGCCKPPTSCVYSGEVAVAQDPDCYKWNNAPTLLCYDCDSCKAGAIEEARRRWHKISMLNVVVLLLLVLFYAVGCCAFQNARREDDLYQYPYGRDPRVPKIWPGTRRHDSYWWCC; encoded by the exons ATGTGTCGTTTCATGAGCAACACGGTGGTTGGTTTCTTGAACCTCCTCTCGCTCTTGGCTTCGATACCCATCATCGGAGCCGGCCTGTGGATGGCGAGGAGCGGTGCCACATGCGAGCACACCCTCCAGACGCCGCTTCTCGTGATCGGCTTCGTTATCCTTGTTGTTTCTCTGGTGGGATTCATCGGGGCATGCTTTAACTTGGTGTGGGCGCTCTGGGTCTACTTGGTGGTCATGCTGTGCCTCATAGCAGCCTTCATGGCCTTCACCGCGTTCGGGTTTGTGGTCACCGCCCCTGGCGGTGGGGTGGCAGTCCCTGGCCATAAGTACGAGGAGTACAGGCTCGAGGGGTACTCGACGTGGCTGAGGGGCAGGGTCAAGGACCCTCGCTATTGGAGGACGATCAGGAGTTGCCTTTTCAGGTCAAGGACGTGTGAGAAGATTGCCTCTTGGACGCCTATTGATTACTCGGTGAAGGATTTGTCTCCT GTGCAGTCGGGATGCTGTAAGCCGCCGACATCTTGCGTGTACAGTGGGGAGGTGGCGGTGGCGCAAGACCCGGACTGCTACAAGTGGAACAACGCGCCGACGTTGCTGTGCTACGACTGCGACTCGTGCAAGGCCGGAGCGATCGAGGAGGCAAGGAGGAGGTGGCACAAGATCTCGATGCTCAACGTGGTCGTGCTACTGCTTCTCGTTCTGTTCTACGCGGTGGGCTGCTGCGCGTTCCAGAACGCCAGGAGAGAGGACGATCTGTATCAATACCCTTACGGACGCGACCCTCGCGTGCCCAAAATCTGGCCCGGGACGAGGCGGCACGACAGCTACTGGTG gtGTTGTTGA
- the LOC115752428 gene encoding serine carboxypeptidase-like 27 produces MDRSRLHFLPLSVLLCLSHLSVFAPSASTSQERERDRIEELPGQPGNVGFAQYSGYVTVNQQAGRALFYWLVESPASRRPESRPLVLWLNGGPGCSSVAYGAAEEIGPFRIRPDGKTLYLNPYAWNKLANLLFLESPAGVGFSYTNTTSDLYTAGDQRTAEDAYAFLVNWFERFPEYKHRDFYIAGESYAGHYVPQLSQLVYEKNKGIQNPIINFKGFLVGNAVTDDNHDFIGTFEYWWTHGLISDSTYHALRAACLYGSSQHPSADCMKALEVASVEQGNIDPYSIFTRPCSNTSLLRHHLRGHYPWMSRAYDPCTERYSEVYFNKPEVQRALHANVTGIPYAWKTCSDIVGNYWADSPLSMLPIYQELIAVGLRIWVYSGDTDAVVPVTASRYSIDALKLATVINWYPWTDNGKVGGWSQVYKGLTFVTVTGAGHEVPLHRPRQAFILFRSFLESKPMTR; encoded by the exons ATGGATCGCTCTCGCCTCCACTTCCTTCCGCTCTCTGTGTTGCTCTGCCTTTCGCATCTATCCGTCTTCGCTCCTAGCGCTTCGACCTCGCAGGAGCGAGAGCGGGACAGGATCGAGGAGTTGCCCGGGCAGCCCGGTAATGTGGGCTTCGCTCAGTACTCCGGCTACGTGACTGTGAACCAGCAGGCCGGAAGAGCGCTGTTCTACTGGCTGGTTGAGTCGCCGGCGAGTCGCCGCCCGGAGTCGAGGCCCCTCGTGTTGTGGCTCAATGGAGGCCCCGGTTGCTCTTCCGTCGCTTACGGAGCAGCTGAAGAGATCGGGCCTTTCAGGATTAGGCCCGACGGGAAGACTCTTTACTTGAATCCTTACGCTTGGAACAAAT TGGCGAATTTGCTGTTTCTCGAATCTCCAGCTGGTGTTGGGTTCTCGTACACCAACACGACATCGGATTTGTATACTGCGGGCGATCAGAGAACTG CTGAAGATGCGTATGCTTTTCTGGTCAACTGGTTTGAAAGATTTCCAGAGTACAAGCACAGAGATTTCTACATTGCTGGGGAAAGTTATGCAG GCCATTACGTTCCACAGTTGTCTCAACTtgtttatgaaaaaaataagggaatTCAGAATCCGATCATCAATTTTAAGGGATTCCTG GTCGGGAATGCTGTTACAGATGATAATCATGATTTCATTGGTACTTTCGAATACTGGTGGACCCATGGCTTGATTTCTGATTCTACCTACCATGCCCTCCGAGCTGCTTGTCTGTATGGATCTTCGCAGCATCCCTCGGCGGACTGCATGAAGGCCCTTGAAGTCGCGTCGGTGGAGCAAGGAAATATTGATCCGTACAGTATTTTCACGCGGCCTTGCAGTAATACTTCGTTGTTACGGCACCACTTAAGGGGTCACTAT CCGTGGATGTCCAGAGCGTACGATCCCTGTACAGAGAGGTATTCCGAGGTTTATTTCAACAAACCGGAAGTTCAGAGAGCACTTCATGCAAATGTGACCGGCATACCATATGCATGGAAGACATGCAG CGATATTGTTGGGAATTACTGGGCAGATTCTCCACTTTCTATGCTTCCTATATACCAAGAGCTTATTGCAGTCGGTTTAAGGATATGGGTGTACAG CGGGGACACTGATGCTGTTGTTCCTGTTACTGCCAGCCGATACTCAATTGATGCCTTGAAGCTTGCCACTGTTATCAATTGGTACCCATGGACCGACAATGGGAAG GTCGGTGGGTGGAGCCAAGTTTACAAGGGGCTGACATTCGTAACGGTGACTGGAGCAGGACATGAGGTTCCACTCCACCGTCCTCGACAAGCCTTCATTCTTTTCAGATCATTCTTGGAGAGTAAACCTATGACAAGATAG
- the LOC115754135 gene encoding serine carboxypeptidase-like 28 isoform X1, which yields MSNKNTSKDTSCSLPHLLLVLAILLLSFTSATSVNVQQKRDKIVKLPGQPGNVTFSQYSGYVTVDPSAGRALFYWLMEVPRSLGPASKPLVLWLNGGPGCSSVAYGASEEVGPFRVRPNGKTLYLNPYAWNAEANLLFLDSPAGVGFSYSNTSSDVYNPGDKRTAQDAFTFLMNWLERFPQYKHRPFYIAGESYAGHYIPELSLVIARHNNGTRNPVLNFKGFMVGNALFDDFYDTIGTYEFWWNHGLISDSTYAALNESCPYDSFLFPHDKCNAALVRATTEFGDIDPYSIYSSPCPATGTLKHRADQSLPWKFGGNDECIVMYTKKYMNRRSVQRALHANVTRIPHPWVTCRSRSLETRCGISSNAWVTPDSTHCFVPLCSSVVRGKWTDSPKSMLPIYKQLIAAGLRIWVYSGDTDAVLPLSATRYSIKALGLKTNTSWYAWYDDRQQVGGWSQKYEGLTYATVRGAGHEVPLGQPRLALFLFRHFLSDQSLPGSLSSS from the exons ATGAGCAATAAGAACACGAGCAAGGACACTTCTTGTTCTTTGCCTCACCTTCTTCTAGTCCTCGCGATCTTGCTGCTATCTTTTACTTCTGCAACTTCCGTTAATGTCCAACAAAAGAGGGACAAGATCGTGAAGTTGCCGGGACAGCCAGGGAATGTGACCTTCTCTCAGTACTCCGGCTATGTCACGGTTGACCCCAGTGCAGGGAGGGCTCTGTTTTACTGGTTGATGGAGGTGCCGCGCAGTCTTGGCCCAGCATCGAAGCCACTGGTCCTGTGGCTGAATGGCGGGCCTGGCTGCTCCTCGGTGGCGTACGGCGCGTCAGAGGAGGTGGGGCCGTTTCGTGTGAGGCCTAACGGCAAGACTCTGTACCTCAACCCCTATGCTTGGAACGCAG AGGCAAACTTGCTCTTCCTGGACTCTCCTGCTGGTGTGGGGTTTTCTTACTCCAACACGTCCTCTGATGTGTACAACCCTGGTGACAAGAgaacag CTCAAGATGCCTTCACATTCCTGATGAATTGGCTTGAGAGGTTCCCTCAATACAAGCATAGGCCTTTCTACATTGCCGGGGAAAGCTATGCAG GTCATTACATTCCTGAGCTGTCTTTGGTCATTGCACGGCACAACAACGGGACAAGGAACCCAGTTCTTAACTTCAAAGGCTTCATG GTGGGAAATGCTCTTTTCGATGATTTTTATGATACCATCGGCACGTACGAGTTTTGGTGGAACCATGGATTGATATCGGACTCCACGTACGCGGCCTTGAATGAATCTTGCCCGTACGATTCGTTCCTCTTCCCTCATGACAAGTGTAACGCGGCGCTTGTCCGCGCTACTACCGAGTTCGGGGATATCGACCCTTACAGCATTTATAGCAGCCCTTGCCCAGCAACAGGCACGCTGAAGCACAGGGCGGACCAATCCTTG CCATGGAAGTTCGGAGGGAACGACGAGTGCATAGTGATGTACACGAAGAAGTACATGAACCGACGAAGCGTCCAAAGGGCTCTCCACGCCAACGTCACTCGCATCCCTCATCCTTGGGTCACTTGCAGGTCTCGCTCCCTCGAAACTCGTTGTGGCATTTCCTCAAACGCTTGGGTGACCCCTGATTCCACCCATTGTTTTGTTCCTCTCTGCAGCTCTGTGGTACGGGGAAAGTGGACAGATTCTCCGAAATCGATGCTTCCCATCTACAAACAGCTCATAGCCGCGGGTCTTCGGATCTGGGTCTACAG TGGCGACACCGACGCCGTGCTGCCGCTATCTGCGACCCGGTACTCCATCAAAGCTCTGGGGCTCAAGACCAACACCAGTTGGTACGCTTGGTACGATGATCGCCAGCAG GTTGGTGGATGGAGCCAGAAATACGAGGGCCTGACTTACGCGACGGTGAGAGGCGCGGGACACGAGGTCCCCTTGGGCCAGCCCAGGCTCGCCCTCTTCTTGTTCCGGCATTTCTTGAGCGACCAGTCCTTGCCTGGCTCTCTTTCTAGTTCCTAG